In one Pseudomonadota bacterium genomic region, the following are encoded:
- a CDS encoding VOC family protein has translation MKTAAFSTSLAVKDLATSRAFYEELGFDTMGGDPDQGWLILKAGPTIIGLFQGMFEGNRLTFNPGWDQNAQPQDPFEDVRALATRLKGAGLELGEANLPEDGPGSFTVMDPDGNIILVDQHR, from the coding sequence ATGAAGACCGCCGCTTTCTCCACCTCGCTCGCCGTCAAGGACCTCGCCACCTCCCGTGCCTTCTACGAGGAGCTGGGCTTTGACACGATGGGGGGCGACCCGGATCAGGGCTGGCTCATCCTGAAGGCGGGGCCCACGATCATCGGCCTCTTCCAGGGCATGTTCGAGGGTAACCGGCTCACCTTCAATCCCGGATGGGACCAGAACGCCCAGCCGCAGGACCCATTCGAAGACGTGCGCGCGCTGGCCACGCGGCTCAAGGGGGCGGGGCTCGAACTGGGGGAGGCCAACCTGCCCGAGGACGGGCCGGGATCCTTCACCGTCATGGACCCGGACGGCAACATCATCCTTGTGGATCAGCACCGGTAG